The DNA window CGGGGCCAGCCCGTGTTCCAAACCCACCCTTCCAGACTCTCTGGACACTCCCATCTGGCCTCCCCAGAGCAGAGGAGTTGGGCCCTGTCCCAGGCATCGTGGACACAGCACAGGGTCCCTGGCAGGGGGGCTGCCTGCTTCCCTCTGGAAAGCTGCAGGGTCCTGACTCCTTTGTGTCTTGGTCTCCTCCAGGTGGTGAATGCTGTGAATTGTAGCTTATTCTCAGCGGTCCGGGAGGACTTCAAAGCCCTGAAGCCTCACTTATGGGATGCTGTGGATGAAGAAATCTGTCTCTCGGAGTGTGACATCTACAGGTCTGTTCTGCCTGCTCCGCATAGGGCAGCCCCACGCCCTGGAGCAGCCAGGCCATGCGCCACTGGGGAGTACAGAGCAGGGGCTCTTCCTCAATGCTGGGCCAATGTAGTGTGGCCAGTAATGGATCTGGGGAACGTCCTACTGATTCTGGCCTGGCCTGCCTGTAGGGGTCCCTTTGCCAAGGCAGATAAAAGGGACGATCCCATAccttcctcttcccaccctggGCATACCATGAGCTTGCTGCTAAGGTAACTGACTGCCTcactcctggctctgcctgggGCTGCTGGCCCGGTGGGCTAACAGCCTGCCTCCGTTTCTCCCTGCACCACATTGCTCCTGGCACCCGCCTGCCTTGTGGGTTGTGCTGGGTTGGCAGCTGGGTCATTACCATTTGTACTGCGCTCTGACCACCAGATGTCAAGGGTCGGTTCTGCTCTGTCACGCTGGTGTCAGGCCAGAGTCAGCAGCGTGCCTGGActgaggtgagagtctgggtgtTGGGAGCCCTTTTTGCACAGGCAGCTCTAAGCAGGGTGTTTCTCACCCCTCCATTGGTTTTGCAGCTACAACCCAGACCTGGACTCGGACCCCTTCGGCGAGGAGGGCAGCCTCTGGTCCTTCAACTACTTCTTCTACAATAAGAGGCTGAAGAGGATTGTCTTCTTCACCTGCCGCTCCATCAGGTGCTGCAGGACCATGGGGAAGTGTGACCTGTCTGaaagcagtgcctcctgctggggcACCCCCAGCAGTGCCCTGAGCTAGAGCTGCACTGTGCCTAAGTTCCCTGTCAACTGTGTGGctgtgcagcagcctattaaaTGCCACGCAGGCGCTCGGGGAACCTACCCAGCtgggacctgctgggggaggggcgcccctccTCTGGCCCCAACCTAGCCTGGCCCCCAACCAtctgcagctggggaggggtGCCTATCTCAcgtccccagccctggagctgccatggcagggagaggcacccctgcccaggtgctgctggggggagtcctctctccccaccgtagccctggggcagcctgcaccccaaaccccccatccctggccccaccccagagtccgcaccaCCAGCtggaaccctctgccccagccctgggttcagagtgtgggagggggctcctcggcccctcccctgccacatgaattttgttatgtgcaccaatatgaaggtgatgtgtcacacactACCTCCATAtaggtgcacataacaaaattcattccgcacgtGGGTGGGAAAACTTAGAGGGAACCCAGAGCAGCCAGGTCCCTTCAATCTGCCCGCAGCATACAGCTTTGCTTCCAAACTGACGTACAAACTGGATGGGAGCCGCGGCCTCCAGGCAGAGGGGAGCCGTCCGCCTGGCAGCCTGAACCTCCCTCTCCAAATGGTGTGGGCGCTCGGCCTCCCACAGGGAgggtccctgcagccagcccctcctCACTCTGGCTGCTGGGGGGTTGAGTTGGCTGGATTGAGAGCCCTTGCTCAGCGTAGGCAGGATTCGTAACAGGAGGCCAGTGCCTTAGACTGGTGCCGATGGGGCTGTGCCTtagctgtggggagctggctgATGCTCACTGCTGCCCTTTGTCTCTCCAGTGGGTCCACATACCCTCGCTCGGAGTCAGGGAACGAGCTGGACATGGATCTCGGTGAAGAAGACCAGGAGGGGAGCGTGGATGCCTATGACAAGGAAAGCAGCAATATCGAGGAGGACAGGTGTGTGAGCTCGGCTGGCAGGGACGTGCCGAGTGGGGTGGGATCCTGGCTGTCCCCTGCCCACAAAGCGTGACTGTACCCATGACTCTCCAGCCCGTCTGTGTGATGGGAACAGAGCTTCTAGCCCTGGTGGGCACTGGGAGCACGGGGCCTGGCCCTGTTGAATTGAAACTTGTGAAGGTGTCACCCCTTCTGAGAGGGACTCGAGGCTGCCTGGCCATGGCCAATCTCTGTGGAGCCCCAGCTGGCGTGCGCCTGGGGTGGGGTGCTCAGCTCTGAGCTGCAGCCGGCTGTGCTCCCCTGAAGCATGTTGGGCAGATCTGTGACAGCTGTGCTTGTTTGCAGGGTGCAGGTTATCTGCATGTGAGTGTCCACATGAGCTCCAAGAAGTACTCAGCCCTGCTGAGCCAGCCTTCCAGTCTCCAGTCCAACAGCATTGAGGATGGGCCAGCCCTGGCCGCTACGTGAACTACCCCATGCACAgagcctgcagcactgctctgctcttCAGCGCTGGGGGCTCCAGagtgccccagctcctgccccacagcactgCATGTGGAAAGCAGCTGGTGCTTCTGGGCTGCAGATATCCTCCAGCTGCAGGTGCTGCCCGAGAGCCTGTTCCCTCCAGACAGGTGCTGCATGATTGGTCAGCAGAGGCCGCTCTCATTGCCGGCCTGGGCTCCAGCTTGCCAGATGTTTGTGCAGGGCCTTTGAGATGCTTCAGTGCACTTTAGGAATTGATCTGCTGGCTGCATTGATGTCCTGCTCCTGCTGGCTCTGAAGCAGGGCAGGCTGCTCCTCGGGCACTTTTCTTTACCGATGGCAACCCAGCAAACTCCGTCCGGCCATAgcagtggcagggcagggcatccTCACATCCTGGATCTCCTCTTTCAGAACTGTTGGTGACCCGCCCGTCCCCCCACATCACTGGCCTGCTCCCTGTTTTTTGGGCGGGAGGGAGGTTGCTTGGCTCCTGCTCACCTCACAGGCTCAGTTTGCTCTTTTCCAAGGCTGTAGCAGCCAACTTGTGGCCCGATGCTGAGCGCTGTGCAAAGGAACTGGCTGGGAGAGCGAGCTGAGGCCAGAGGGACTGATTGATGGttgattggtttgtttgtttgtttttaaaccacagATGACTTTTGGCATCAGCTGTGCTAGAGCTGGGCaagagcaggggcggggcggaGGTGGCTGCCAGGAGCCAGCTCCACTCTCCGGGAGGGCTGCAGAGCCTGTTTTCCTCTTGTTGGCAGCTCAGCCCTGTAGGCTCTGACTCGTGCTCTGGCTTAACTGCATCCTCCCCTCTGTCCCCCATGGCTGGTTCCACAGCAGTGGCCCTCCTAGTGCAGGCTGCTGGGCCCAATGCCAGGATGAGTATACACTGTCCCAGGACCATAGCAGGACTGgggtgcagagctgcctgctCTTCATGGGCACTGGATCATATGAGGGGGGGGAACCTGGCACTAGCATGGTGTCCGCAGAGGGCGGCAGCACCAGGCctagctccctgcagctcctcctcTGGCCTCGCTCGCCCTGGCAGGGTGCACCGGGATAGCTGGTGTAGTGCCAACCCCTAGTGGAGATGTGCTGgcagaggatctgggcccaacTT is part of the Dermochelys coriacea isolate rDerCor1 chromosome 2, rDerCor1.pri.v4, whole genome shotgun sequence genome and encodes:
- the MAF1 gene encoding repressor of RNA polymerase III transcription MAF1 homolog isoform X2 → MLTSLAGLRVTRVRWQAMTSTCLSSSARRASHMCLKPCHPLRPRESAPAAVLCVCRLSKSQSGDEEGPLSDKCSRKTLFYLIATLNESFRPDYDFSAAKSHEFSREPSLNWVVNAVNCSLFSAVREDFKALKPHLWDAVDEEICLSECDIYSYNPDLDSDPFGEEGSLWSFNYFFYNKRLKRIVFFTCRSISGSTYPRSESGNELDMDLGEEDQEGSVDAYDKESSNIEEDRVQVICM
- the MAF1 gene encoding repressor of RNA polymerase III transcription MAF1 homolog isoform X1, with translation MKLLENSSFEAINSQLTVETGDAHIIGRIESYSCKMAGDDKHMFKQFCQEGQPHVLEALSPPQTTGISPSRLSKSQSGDEEGPLSDKCSRKTLFYLIATLNESFRPDYDFSAAKSHEFSREPSLNWVVNAVNCSLFSAVREDFKALKPHLWDAVDEEICLSECDIYSYNPDLDSDPFGEEGSLWSFNYFFYNKRLKRIVFFTCRSISGSTYPRSESGNELDMDLGEEDQEGSVDAYDKESSNIEEDRVQVICM